A segment of the Haemorhous mexicanus isolate bHaeMex1 chromosome 3, bHaeMex1.pri, whole genome shotgun sequence genome:
CAGACTGGCATTTTATCCCTCGTTGTTGCTGTAGTTCCAGGAGCACAACTCATTGGGAACTGCAATTTCCATCAGCTCCAACAGcagaggacagggctgggatgtcCCCCTGAATGTGGCCAAATAAAGGGAGAAACATCTGCCCCAAACACACAATTTTCCCTCCAGGTGGCAGAGCCAATCTGGATACAGGCTCTAGACAGGTTTCTATGAATTTGCCTTTGCTCATAAATTTCAATTTCTGGATCCTAATTGCTGGAATCCTTGGCTAAATCCTGCTTTTAGCTGGCCCATGTCTCACACCAGCCCATCATTCCTctgcccagaagagcagagAACTCAAGCCATGGGCAATGTCATGTCCTTCAAAGCTTGATTTATCCCAAGGCTTTTGATACTTGCTTCAACAAAatccaggagggaaaaaatgcttCCATCAAGAGGCACTTAATAATTAGTGCCAAACACATGGCTGGGATGAATCCAGACTTCCACAAGCCAGTATGGGTTGGGAATTAAGGACCAGCATGTGTTAGAAATGACAGAGATCACATCAATGAGGCACAATTTAAAACAATCCCTTTTAAACATTTCTGATAAAATCGACCTAATTAATACCAGTGGTTTGAAAGCAATTTGTGTTGTCACCTGCATGCAGAGCAAGAGGAAAATGAGCCTTGGTGGAAAGAATTATCCAGTTTATGGCTGTCCTGAAGCTTTTCTTATTCCCTCTCAGCTCTCTCCTGTCACAGCCCAAGATGGGGCTGTCCCTTGTCACAGAGATAAGCCAGGCTCCCCcaagccaggctctgggcagctcAGAGATCAAAGCCATGGTCAGGCTGGAAATGGAACTTCCCTGCCCCAAATGCTTTCAATGTGGAGAACAAAACCCATTTCTCTTCCCTCCACGAAGCTCAAACCCCCCAGAGTTCAGCTCAAATGAGCATTCAGGAAGCTGAAGACTTTGCTGAACTATTTGGATGTGAAAGTGTGAGCTGGGAAGATAAAAGCTTCAGATTTCCCAGCTTTCTGCTGTTAGAAAATCTGGGAATAGgtgaaaacagcatttctgtgaaCTTACATGGAGACATACAAGTGGATGTTTCAGTGACCAGGTGTGGctttctctgtgcctcagtttccctctaGTGCCCTCAGCTCCTTGCTGATGGTCCTTTGGCCAATttcaggagaaggaaaagaaaattctcaCATTTTTTAGCAGGACTAACACAGATTTTCATTAATTAActaaaataaatggaataaatGGAAGTGTCTTTAAATAAATTGAAGGGTCTGATTTTCTCATAGGCTCTAAAATGATCCCCTCACTGTCATCAGGAGAAAAGGCTCCATCCTTTCTGGGTGCTTGCAGTGAAACAACTGATCCCAGGGATTCTGGAGACAGGAGACACCCATCAGGCTTTATCACCAACCACAGTTTGATTTcatgaaaatgggaaaaaaagcattcatGGGTTTGATAAGAGAGCAGCATCTGCTTCCTCACCTGACACAggtgagggaaggggaaggaactGTGGGGAAAAGGGGCAGGAGAGAGTCCCAAAACCTTGGGAGTAAATCATCCCCTTCTccttgagagcagcagtgtctTTGCTGATCGATCCACAGAGCTtggggaggcagctgggagctgcatcAGACACTCAGCAACAAGCAGTGATTAAAACCTGTCTCCTGCTTCCCTAACCTCATATCCAAGTGGCACCTTCCTCTTTGTAACCTCCTCATGTCCCTCACAGCTGCCTCTTTGATGTCCCAGTGCCCCACGAggtccctcctgctccagcaaacacagattttcttttttcctctctatttAATACCCAAATTCCTGACCTCGGCGagtcctgctcctgtgccaggggatCCATCCGTGTCCTGTGGCACAACATCAACTTATGGCCACTCTGGGAGACGAGGCTGTCTTCACAAATAAGGCAGCCTGTGCAGAATGCACAATCAAATGGCTTTGCACAGCAGAACTGCTCCACCAGGACAGATAAAAGcctgggaagaaaggaaatgcagATATCCAGGCTCTGGGACTTTATGGGCAGTGGATGTCAACACTCAGTTCCATCATAACAAAGAGGATGATAAGTAggtgaaaacaaaaggaaaaaaagagaggaaatgcACCCACACACTCCATTCCCCCCACGCTTGTCCCAGTGCATGGAATAATCTGGGGATATTTGGTATTCTGTTGGTATTTCAACAGGTCACAATACAAGCCCTAAAAGTAGCAGCAATGCAGCCCTGGAAAATCAGTGTGGGttttgctgctgccctgcccctggTGCCAGGTCCTGTCGTGCTGCTTCTGTCCCCCagcagttgtgacagagctgctccaaacAGAGTGAGATGCACAGGCAGCTTTCATGGAGATGTTTAATGGCTTCAGCAGAGGGACTGGCCCCTGTGACACCTTCCCATGTGACAAAACCCACCCAATTATGTCCCCAGCAGCATGCAAGGACACTTCTCTCCCTTGATTCTCCTCCCCAATGCCCCAACCATGATTCCTTTGGGTCACCCACCCCATCAGCTGCATCCTGAGCCAAGGGGATTcggagagctggggctgcaggaaggtTTTATCTGTGGAAAAGCCATCACAAaccagcacatggcacaggggaGAATGAAGGGATGGGTCtaggcaggagcagagaggacTGTCAGGGTGCTGGAGTTAATATTCCAAGGGCACATTCCGAGGAGTCAGCACTGCTTGTTCGTTATCATCCCGCGGTCACGCATCGCTGCCCCTCTGCTCGGGCTCTGCAGTGACAAGCATCTGGATTTTAGGATTCCCAGGTAAACTAAGCAGCAAATTtgttccttcctctgctgctaCACAACCGAAAAAACCACATATGGAGATGGCAAAACTCACAGGGATTTCAGAACTCGGTTCCCTCCCCGGCAGCGCCGGCTCCGTGGGCAGCAGGTGGTGCTGCAAACCcgacagcagcacccaggcaccTCTGTGGAACATCTCCCTGCCTTCTGAAAGTGCTCTCATGGAGAAACTGAGCTCACAAACCTGGGATACACTGCTGGAAACGCTGGTGCACTGAATACAGACTGTTcaacccagggatggggcaaatCTCCTGTGGGAGGTGACTCGGCGCTAAGAAACAGGGATTTTCTCAGCTGATTTTGTGTGAATTGTTCCTTCTGGAAGTAAACCTGGAGCTCCCCACTCCCATATGCAATCCAGGAGCTCAAAGGAAAGTTGGGTTTTTCCTGATTTGGAACACAAGAGCTGTGAGTCAAAGtagagcagggaaaagcaggataAAGCTGGGAGGCACCAAAGGGTTTCTGCATGTGAGTCGGCCCAGAAAAACTCAAGTCACATCAGCAAGGAAGAGTTTGGTAAATGCTGAATTACCAAGCTGAACCAGACCCTGAGCTGGAATTTAGGCAAAGCtcccaggaaggaaaaggattgACTGAAATGGTGGTGTTGATCAGCATGGAGGTTTTACTCTCTTTTTTTAACTCCTGTTCAGTGTGGTGGTCTCACTCTGGATCACACACACCACTGCAGCTTATCTCGAGCTGCTGATTACTTTGGAAGGTTGGTGCTGCTCTTATCAGAAAACCAAGCTTAAGGATCCAGCTGCTTGCTGAAGGACAAGCAGAGAAGCTCAGGGTGCCACCATGGCCACCAGCCTGTCCAGGTTCTGTCCTCCTCCTCTTAGCCAGAAGCATCCCCTACAGATCCTGCCGTGCTCCTTAAAATGGAGACAGAAAAACCCTTTGagtcctgctgctggaaaggaCATGCAAACCTCAGGCATCTGAGCTTTAgagccagctcagcacagcacattCACAGAGCccaaagagaagggaaagtCAGGACAGCATTCCCTGGCCAGCCTGCTGCTGATTAATAAATGCCATGGCAAGGGACCCGTGTGCAGCCAAACAGGTCTGCAGACCCGGCCGCTTCCGGATGAGCCATTTTCCACAGCTGATTCCTTTTTAAACAAGCAGCTAAACGGAATGAGCCCTCTCAGCCAGCCACCAGGCCAGCAGCAAAGGATGTTACACCACTGGAAGTGGCTGCAGGGATCAAAGGCAGCGACTTATTCTGGAACAAAGCTGGAGGAAGGGATTAGtcactgctggcagccacaggagctggCACTGAACCCAGCCTAAGTGCTCAGAGATGCCTCCAGCGCTCCCAGCCCAcctcagccccaggcaggaggacaaagcaaactgctgcagggcttttccagccaCTGAGGGCCCTCACAAACccagcagagggagaggagctgcaagTTCTGGCTGTCACTTCTTAGAATCTGAGCAGAGGTTGTGAAAATACAGCTTTGGGCCAAATAAGGTTTAACcctaaatcacagaatcccagaatggtttgggtgggaaaggaccttaaggctcacccagtcccaccccagccatgggcagggacactttccactagcccaggctgctccaaaccccctccaacctggcctggaacatttccagggatccaggggcagccacagcttctctgggcaacaaagaatttcagcagaggctgtgatgtggctgctggagctggaactGCCACACTCCTGTCCTGGGGAGCTCTCCTAAGGCAGTGCTAGAGACAAACACTTGGGGAAAAGTCAGATTTTGAGCTTGCACAAACAAGATTTCTCATTCTCAGCCTTTGGGTTTTGCTGCAATCCCGATTAACGTGAGATGGGAAGAGTTTTTACAGCTTTAAATGTGAGGGTAAAGTGCCAGCATCTgttccaggggcagccctgagtGACTACAAACTACTGGATTTCCACCTACTCACttcaggctggggacagggacagaatATTTGATCAGACTCCCGTGCAGCTTAGGAATTTTACTGATGTTTTAGTAAATTATGCCATCTATATTTAAgtcaaaggtttttttttttaatcaaatataTTCTGTGGCTCTGTTTATCTCGTTATCCACGAAAAATTCAAAGTTCCAATGCAGCTTTGAGCTTGGCTCCTGATTAATTCCCAGCCCaccagggaaaagaaatctgCTTGGGAGGACAACCCCAAATCACAGCCAAGCAGCACAGTTTGCAAAAGCAGTTTCAAGGAGCACATCAATAAATAAGTTCAACACATGGAGTAGGAGAAGTCCAGCTCTCCTTTGGGGAATTCTGCTAGCCCAGAGGCACACATCTCTTGCCACCAGCAGGCCCTGGTGGGGTTCAGGACTCTATTTTGCTTCCAAAGGCTCTTTAACGTGCTACAGACATTGCTTTGTCTCATTAGCTTGTCATTTACATAAAtgataaaatggtttgggttggaagggacctgaaagatcatccagtgccagcccctgccatgggcagggacaccttccaccatcccaggatgccccaagccctgtccagcccggccttggacacttccagggatccaggggcagccacagcttcactTTCCAGGTGGgaaacctcttccagtgccaGCTCCACCGCCCTGGAGCACACAGGAGGTTCATGTggattccagaatggtttgtgtaggaaggaaccttaaagcccatctcatcccacccctgccattggcagggacacctcccaccatccgagattgctccaaaccccatccagcctggccttggacactcccagggatccaggggcagccacagcttctgtagGAAATCTcttccagggcctccccaccctcacagttGAGAATTccatcccaatatcccatctaaccctgccctctggcagtgggaagccattccctgtgccctgtccctccatcccttgtccccagtccctctccagctctcctggagcccctttatgctctggaaggggctctgagccctccctggagccttcccagctgaacacccccagctctcccagcctggctcctcagagcagctccgtggcctcctctggactcagtGGAACAGCTCCACATCTTTCTGAGGCTGGGTTTTCTTCAATGACCTTCTGGCTTCAGGGGCTTTGATCCTGGATCATGCtggcacactgctgctgctgctgtgctgctcctcagagtCAGGTGGTCCCTGGACCCACTTCAATCACAGCCCAAATCCACCCTCAtcccctcctcttctcccctcAAGTTTCCCCacaaagctctgtgtgtgctttggGACCTGAACACGGAGCAATTCCTTGCATCCCAAAGTCACTGGGAGCGTATTTGTTACGCAGAGATGCAGCACCACTGGCAGATCTGAGAGAATTGGATATTCCCCATCAAAAGAGCTTTTTCCCCTCATAAGGGAATCAGAATCACAGCTCCTCACTTTCTTCTGACACTGGCACACACTGGCTTGTGTCTCCTGCCAATCCCAGGTCCCCacctgcctcttcccctggcCAGCACATCCCACACCTCAGCCAGCAAGGCTCAAACAGAGCCTCAACTCTGCTCCCAATGCTCTTGTCACCCTTTTCCAGAGCAGACCTTAGGATTTCTCACTGTCTGATgaaacacagggatgttttccaTCACTGCCACACCAAACCATCCTTGTAGATGAATGGCACAAACTCCCAACAGGATTAAGCACCCAGTCTGGAGATGGGCTTAGCAACAGGGGGATGGATGCCTGGAGGCTGCTCAGGGTAAACCCTCCTGTGAGAAATCCCAGATTTGGGGTCTTTTAAAAACTGGGACTTAGAAAGACAGGAAGAAAGCAGAGCTATTCTCAGACCAACATACTCCTTCAGAAAGGACCTGGCAGAAGCTCCCTGTGGCCCAACCACTCCACAGTGTCAGCACCCACCTCCCCAAAGCAGGCACACAACAATTCCCTCCTCTGGAACCACACACGTGCTCAAATGCTGGTCCCCAACATCCCCCACAGCGCGTGGCTCGAAGGTGACACAAAGCAACTCCCCAAAAAACCAGCGGGGCTCCAACACAACAGATGTGCAGATGAGAGCCAGGTATAAAAGCCATTATCCTCCATCaacacaaatgcatttttctttcacaaataaCAGCCATTAGCAGCTCCAAGGAGAACAATCCCCGCTCCGAAGGAGGACGAGGTTTTTCGGCAGACACAATGCAAAGATTTGGTAGAATTTGCAGGTTCAAAAGCACTAATGTGAAAGATTATTTCGCAATTAACCAAGCAATTTTCTCTCCTCATTGTTCCCGGACCATAAGGGTTTTTAAATGTGAGCAGAAGGATTTATTCAtcacaataataataaaaggaaatattaaatCAATGAATCTCTTTGCATGCAGCATAAAGCTCACATTGCTATTAAGCTCAGTAGCATCCTGTCACATAAACCACACGCAGTTTGTGTATTTAAGCACCATctccctcttttatttttcccttccctaaTTTGTAAGGCATTATCCTTCCATTTGTCCTCTAAACACAACCAGATTCAGAGCACTCAGTTCTTGTTAGTAGCTCTGTGCCCTTGCTCTCTTTAAGAGGGGagatttatatttaattttgatttttaacaACGGCCAGTGAAGGAGGTGATGCTGGGATGCTGACAAGGAAaacctaaaataaataaaaattgggGGTAGAATTCACTCAAGTCAATGTCCAAGTGAGTACATTTTCATGGGTCTGAAAATGAATGTTGGCTTTTGAAGGTGTCACTTCTTCAGTttggctgaggaaaaaaaaataatcaactCAAATATATGCAAAAGTCAGCGACAACCTTGGGAGCATGGAAGCTCTCACAGTCATGTCAGCCTTGGCTTGTAATTCCTCCTCTGCCATCCCTTGTAATATAAAGTGAGAATTGAGTCTTGAGGTCTTTGCAGTCGACACTAATTCAGTGGGTTCctcttttgttttaataaaaaattcatCTGGCAAAGTGCAGAAACAGTTACTACTTAGGAATTTATAAGGTGTCAACTGTCCTCACAGGGAGGCACTTAAAGAGCCTAAGGAAAGATTTCCAACAAGTAACAATCTTTAACTTTAAGCATCAAAATTCACATTAGGCTCCTCAAAAGCAATTCGCATTCTCTGAGTGCTAAATACCTGGCACCTCTTGTTTTTCTCCCCTGATAGATGTATCCAAAAGAGGTGCAGACACCTTCAGCCATCCCCCAGGACTGAAGCTGAGCTGACACAGACGACTCCACCATGCAAACCCACCACTGTAGCTACATCTGTCTTACCATGATTGGGACGCCAATGTCCGGCCACAAGAGATCCTCGGAGGGAAGCTTGGGAGAGTTCCACACCACCACAACTTTGTTTAAGTAGGGGAGCCCATTGAGCCTTTCTAGGGAGTTCATCAACACCTCCTCCCGCTCGTAAGTCAACATCACCACCGTGAACTGCTCCCGCGGGACGTTGCCACCCAAAGCAGCCTGGAACTCCTTCCCAGAGCCACCTGCTCCTCCACCAATCGGTCGAAATCCAGTCCCAGACCCCAAAAATTTTGCTTCTGATGGTAAAACGGGGTCAAAGGGAGTGTAGGGGAAGAGGTGGAAAGGCCCCGGGGCAGAATTCCAATTCCTGTAGATATCCATGGCGGTGAGGGTGAAATTGCGGAGATATTTGGGAGAGGCGTAGGGCGGCTCTGTTTCCACGGGCCCCAAGTCCAGGTCACCATTGTCTGCCATATTGGGGTCTGTACCAGCAGCTTTGCCAGACCGGTGGGGGATCTCCACGGCGGGTTCTTCTCGGATAGGAGCAGCCGGGATTTGGATTCGAGTCCTTATGATAGCTAAGACTGTGCTGAAGACGTTGTCGGAGGTGGAGAAGTAGGTCTCCCACAAGAAGCGGCCCTGCCTCCTCATGGCAAGGAGATCGTTGTCAGAAATGCTTCTCAGAAGAAAGTGCACTTCTGTGATACGTGGCTTTGGTATAATTAAGGCTGCCTCGTTCCACCGGATCACATCGTTGTAGGGTAGCTGAACTTGCTCTCCGAGAACCACCGGGATGGCCCCGACTTCCAGAGCCTCAAACAGTCTCATGGTACACCCGGCGGAGATCACTAAATGGGTGTCCCCGGGGGTGATGATCAGTGCAAAAGTAGAAAGCTTCAGTAGCTCTAGTCTGTCGTCCCTTTCTCCACACAGAGCCCACTCAGTGGGCAGACTCGCCTTAGGCTGGTTCTTACACGTGAACTCCACCAGAACAAAGTCCAGCTTGCTGTCCTGAACGGCCTTCAAGGTGGTGATGATCCGGTCGTCGTAGTCGGCCGGGGCGTTGCCTTCGATCTCCTCTTCGAAAGAGCGAACCTCCTGCAAGCTGGAGCGGAGGGACTCGATCTTCTCCCCCTGGAAACTGAACAGGTACTTACGCTTGACCGGCACCTGGGGCGGGATCTCCAGGAAGTTGGGCTCGGACATGGCGTGGACCAGAGGTGACACCACGATGTCAAACCCCGGCCGATACTGGGCGTCGTAAAAGGTGGACTGGGCGATCATGGCGCGCCCCGTGCTGATGTTGTAAATGAAGTTCTGAGTTTCCGACTTCCTCGACAGATTGATGATGAGATGGTTGTGTCCATCAGTCCTCCAATATGGCAAAGAGTGCAACTGTTGCTCTAGTTCAGTAGGTTTTGGCATTACGGGCTCTTGCATTTCCCCCACTAAAATTATATACACGCAAgcaatatttgcattttcagtaACATAAACATTAGTTCTGACAGTCGCCTCAAAGGCCTGTTTAATTAAAGGGTCTAAGGAGCTACCAAAAGGGAAATCGTCACTGTTGTAGACATAGACTGGAAAGCCAGACGTCAGCGGGCAGCGTGAGTAGTCAAAGCAGTTGTGCAGCCTGCAGTTCCTGTTGGATTTTGGCAGGGGGAAGGTCGCATCGTCCTTGTCTGGCAGCAGCCGGATGGGCAAGGAGAGCTTGGGCTGGTTCTGAGCCATCAGCTCTTTGTAGGAATGCTCAGTCTGACTGATGACgttcttcagctgcagcaggtcctGCTTGGCATTTTCAATGCTCTTCTTGCAGGCCTCGATCTTCAAGTTGAGCTTGGCGATCTCGCTGTTGAGCTCCTGCCGCTTGGCCtcgagctggagcagctcctcgCTGACCGACTCGCGGATGCGGCACAGGTCCTGCACGTGCTTCACCTCGCACAGCTCGTTGCCGGTGCGGGGGCCGAAGATGCGCTTGCCGGCATCGTCCGCGTCGTCGATGGTGGTCAGGTAGTAGTGGGCAATGAGGGGGAAGAAAACGAGGATGACAAAGAGGGTGAAGCTAAGCCAGGTGAGCCGGATCCGACTGGACCACCTCAACACCCACGGCTGGCCTCCGTTCCCCACTCCCCCATTGCGCAACATCGTATAGCCAGTCATGAGTTCCAAAGTCGCCGCGCGCGCAATCACGTTGGATCAGTAGCCATAACCAAAAGAGTTTTTACAGCGAGTCTCTCGAAGGGAAATGTTATTGTGCCTGCTCAACAAGAAGCCAATGGAAGGGGAATTTCATCTTCTTGCCGTGCCGGCGGCTCTTCCACGGTCGTTTTGCTGCAGGCGCAACTTCTGATCCCGTTAGACTCGATCATTGACCTTCTcgcccacccccagcccacccttgGTCCGTGGGCAACCTTTGCTGGAAGTGTCACAGCGTTGTCATGGTGATTCAGAGTTGCAACCGGCAGAAGAAAAACGCAGTGGGACCGAGCCAAACTCTACCGCTGCTGCCGACATCCTGCATTACCATCCAATGAAtatgcagaggcagcagccgTCGTGCAGACGGAGCCAGAAGGGACTCGTAGCACTGTCAGTCGCTCTCATCGCTGCTGGGAGGGTGAAGCTCTGCCATTCCTACAAGAGAACAATCACACAGTCAGGCAACACAACCAAAACGGCCCACCAGTGACATAAGACATGGTTGGATTTAAAAGCAATTGTCCTCTCTCAAAAGAACAACCTCTGGGCTGTCACCTGAGAAGGCGGTGGGATCCATGAGATGCGGACACACAGCTTCCTCCAGGCACTCTGCTCCTCATCAGGGTCCTGTAGGGTTGCTCCAGACCACACAACCTCCTCGGCTCTGGACCTGGATCCCTGTTTTTCCCACCTGCAAGGCCCCCCTCTCTTCACATCCAAACCAGAGGCGCTGACGTAcacctgctctccctgcccgcCCTGCTCTGATCCCGggatgcagcagtgctgggaatttGCACTGCATAACTGAGTGTAATCGCCATTGTTCTGCTCTGGTGACTAGAGCTGATGAGGAATTTTTAGATGGAgtgttttgctttcatttcctgctggaaaatTTTGATTCATTGCATGAGAAAGTTTAAAGGGAACGTACTTGTGTTGGTTACAATTAACTGGCTGGCTGCGTATGAGGGAATTTCTGGTCAACACTGGAAAAGTTTACACCGTACATCAAAGCAAAGATGCTGAAGTTAGGATCTGCTGGAAACCTCTTGGGAGAAattgctccctgtgagggtggcacagggtgcccagagaagctgtggctgcccctggatccctgcaaatgtcccaggccagggtggacagggcttggagcaacctgggatcatggaaggtgcccctgcccatggcaggtggaactggatgagttttaaggtccctccccacccaatccattctgtgattctacggAATTCAGCTCTGACTCAGCTCTAGGCCAAGGGATTTAAATCTAGGCCACATCAATATGCTGTCAC
Coding sequences within it:
- the EXTL3 gene encoding exostosin-like 3, with product MTGYTMLRNGGVGNGGQPWVLRWSSRIRLTWLSFTLFVILVFFPLIAHYYLTTIDDADDAGKRIFGPRTGNELCEVKHVQDLCRIRESVSEELLQLEAKRQELNSEIAKLNLKIEACKKSIENAKQDLLQLKNVISQTEHSYKELMAQNQPKLSLPIRLLPDKDDATFPLPKSNRNCRLHNCFDYSRCPLTSGFPVYVYNSDDFPFGSSLDPLIKQAFEATVRTNVYVTENANIACVYIILVGEMQEPVMPKPTELEQQLHSLPYWRTDGHNHLIINLSRKSETQNFIYNISTGRAMIAQSTFYDAQYRPGFDIVVSPLVHAMSEPNFLEIPPQVPVKRKYLFSFQGEKIESLRSSLQEVRSFEEEIEGNAPADYDDRIITTLKAVQDSKLDFVLVEFTCKNQPKASLPTEWALCGERDDRLELLKLSTFALIITPGDTHLVISAGCTMRLFEALEVGAIPVVLGEQVQLPYNDVIRWNEAALIIPKPRITEVHFLLRSISDNDLLAMRRQGRFLWETYFSTSDNVFSTVLAIIRTRIQIPAAPIREEPAVEIPHRSGKAAGTDPNMADNGDLDLGPVETEPPYASPKYLRNFTLTAMDIYRNWNSAPGPFHLFPYTPFDPVLPSEAKFLGSGTGFRPIGGGAGGSGKEFQAALGGNVPREQFTVVMLTYEREEVLMNSLERLNGLPYLNKVVVVWNSPKLPSEDLLWPDIGVPIMVVRTEKNSLNNRFLPWDEIETEAILSIDDDAHLRHDEIMFGFRVWREARDRIVGFPGRYHAWDIPHQSWLYNSNYSCELSMVLTGAAFFHKYYAYLYSYVMPQAIRDMVDEYINCEDIAMNFLVSHLTRKPPIKVTSRWTFRCPGCPQALSHDDSHFHERHKCINFFVKVYGYMPLLYTQFRVDSVLFKTRLPHDKTKCFKFI